AGGAATTCGGCTCCTCCTGGATGGCTCATCTCGCTTACCACGAACACATCTTTCCTGTATTCAGAGGCAACCTCAATGCAGGCATCAAGGCTGTCGCGACCTGTGAACCCCTGGACAATCACGGCATCGGCTCCTACTTCAAAAACCTGTTCGCAGATAAGGCGGTTGGTATTGGGAATATCGGCAACCTTGAAATCTGCGATTATTGGAGCAAATTCAGCAAGTTCCCTGATTATCTCAAGCCCGGTTGCGAGTACAAGGGGGTAGCCTACTTTTATGGCGTCCACGAATTCTGAAACATCCTCTGCAATTTTAAGTGCTTCTTCCCTGTCAGAAACATCCAGGGCAAGAATTATACGGGTTTTCCTTTCCATAAACTCATCTCTTTAAAAGGCGTGTCCGCACAGCTGCAACTATAAGAGGAAGGGTAATAGTTGCATCAGCGTACACAGTTACAGTTTTTGCATTTTCTCCGACCTTTCCCCATGACTGGGCTTCGTCAAGTGTTGCCCCGCTTAGACCTCCGGTCTCAGGGCGATCCATGGTCAACTGGATTGCATAATCAAATGACCTGGGGGTCACAAGCATAGACTGCAGAATATAGTTTTTTGGAACTCCGCCCCCAAGGAGCATGGCGCCTGCACACTCGGTCTCATAGCAGATATCCATAAACTCATGCATATCAGCAAAAGCATCCACATGCAGAGGATTCCCTTCTTTATATAACCAGGCTTGAAGCCCTATTACAGAATCTTGAATGGCAGGGCAGTACACAGGCACGCCCATATCTGCTGCGGTTTTCAGGATAGAGGAATCGTCATCAAGGTTTTTCCCTATCTCAGTGAGAACCTGCCGGATAGAAAGTTTTTCCTTAGGAAGCCCGGCATAGATGCTCTGCAGAAATTCTTCAAGTTCGGTAAAGTGCTGGTCTGGCAGGTAGACGTCATAGATCCTGTCGATGCAGTCGTGCCTGAGCTGGATATCATTTGCACAGGCTGTACCCTTATAATGGTGAAGACCCAGAGCCTCAACAGTATCATGTAC
The Methanosarcina thermophila TM-1 genome window above contains:
- the pyrF gene encoding orotidine-5'-phosphate decarboxylase — translated: MERKTRIILALDVSDREEALKIAEDVSEFVDAIKVGYPLVLATGLEIIRELAEFAPIIADFKVADIPNTNRLICEQVFEVGADAVIVQGFTGRDSLDACIEVASEYRKDVFVVSEMSHPGGAEFLQPVGEAIARMAAEAGASGLVAPATRPERVKKIREIVGDKLTIISPGVGAQGGRASNAIAAGADWVIVGRSIYKAELPKKAASEIAAEIEAELRREG
- a CDS encoding deoxyhypusine synthase; the encoded protein is MDIEDSSKNLTTPIRGAKIVADMTVDELVREYSGCAFGAGRLAEAVDIYYKMLASEKTTKFFGLAGAMIPAGMRNIIADLIRDGYIDVLVTTGANMVHDTVEALGLHHYKGTACANDIQLRHDCIDRIYDVYLPDQHFTELEEFLQSIYAGLPKEKLSIRQVLTEIGKNLDDDSSILKTAADMGVPVYCPAIQDSVIGLQAWLYKEGNPLHVDAFADMHEFMDICYETECAGAMLLGGGVPKNYILQSMLVTPRSFDYAIQLTMDRPETGGLSGATLDEAQSWGKVGENAKTVTVYADATITLPLIVAAVRTRLLKR